In Bos mutus isolate GX-2022 chromosome 10, NWIPB_WYAK_1.1, whole genome shotgun sequence, a single window of DNA contains:
- the CHST14 gene encoding carbohydrate sulfotransferase 14, whose product MFPRPLTPLAAPNGAEPLGRALRRAPLGRARAGLGGPPLLLPSMLMFAVIVASSGLLLMIERGILAEMKPLPLHPPNREDAVWRGTVPRPGRLSLDAGDSDLQVRQDVRNRTLRAVCGQPGMPRDPWDLPVGQRRTLLRHILVSDRYRFLYCYVPKVACSNWKRVLKVLAGVLDNVDVRLKMDHRSDLVFLADLRPDEIRYRLQHYFKFLFVRDPLERLLSAYRNKFGEIREYQQRYGVEIVKRYRAGAGPSPAGDDVTFPEFLRYLADEDPERMNEHWMPVYHLCQPCAVRYDFVGSYERLEADANQVLEWVRAPPHVRFPARQAWYRPASPESLHYHLCSAPRALLQDVLPKYILDFSLFAYPLPNVTREACHQ is encoded by the coding sequence ATGTTCCCCCGCCCGCTGACCCCGCTGGCGGCCCCAAATGGCGCCGAGCCCCTGGGCCGGGCGCTGAGGCGGGCGCCCCTGGGCAGGGCCCGGGCTGGGCTGGGCGGGCCGCCCCTCCTGCTGCCGTCCATGCTGATGTTCGCGGTGATCGTGGCTTCCAGCGGGCTGCTGCTCATGATCGAGCGGGGCATCCTGGCCGAGATGAAGCCCCTTCCCCTGCACCCTCCCAATCGCGAGGACGCGGTCTGGCGCGGGACAGTCCCCAGGCCTGGGAGGCTGTCCCTGGATGCGGGGGACTCGGACCTGCAGGTGAGGCAGGACGTCCGGAACCGGACCTTGCGGGCAGTGTGCGGACAACCGGGCATGCCCCGGGACCCCTGGGACTTGCCGGTGGGGCAGCGGCGCACCCTGCTGCGCCACATCCTCGTGAGTGACCGCTACCGCTTCCTCTACTGCTATGTGCCCAAGGTGGCCTGCTCCAACTGGAAGCGGGTTCTGAAGGTGCTGGCGGGAGTCCTGGACAACGTGGACGTCCGCCTCAAGATGGACCACCGCAGCGACCTGGTGTTCCTGGCCGACCTGCGGCCTGACGAGATTCGCTACCGCCTCCAGCACTACTTCAAGTTCCTGTTTGTGCGGGACCCCTTGGAGCGTCTTCTCTCTGCTTACCGCAACAAGTTTGGTGAGATCCGAGAGTACCAGCAGCGCTACGGAGTTGAGATCGTGAAGCGGTACAGGGCTGGAGCGGGGCCCAGCCCTGCGGGGGACGATGTCACCTTCCCTGAGTTTCTGAGATACCTGGCGGATGAGGACCCCGAGCGCATGAACGAGCATTGGATGCCCGTGTACCACCTGTGCCAGCCTTGTGCGGTGCGCTATGACTTTGTGGGCTCCTATGAGCGGCTGGAGGCGGATGCCAACCAGGTGCTGGAGTGGGTGCGGGCACCGCCCCATGTCCGATTCCCAGCTCGCCAGGCCTGGTACAGGCCAGCCAGCCCCGAAAGCCTGCACTACCACCTGTGCAGTGCCCCACGGGCCCTGCTGCAGGACGTCCTGCCCAAGTATATCCTGGACTTCTCCCTCTTCGCCTACCCACTGCCTAATGTCACCAGGGAGGCCTGTCACCAGTGA